One window from the genome of Gemella haemolysans ATCC 10379 encodes:
- a CDS encoding glycosyltransferase family 2 protein, whose protein sequence is MQNKILTIAVPSYNAEKYLTETMPSILAAKYRNLIDLVIVNDGSTDMTREVAEKISKQYPEIVRVINKENGGHGSAVNTGIEYAVGKYFKVVDADDWVDTENLDLLIEYLQETDVDNVLLPYYKVFVDENSSILNIGEYNEFTKVQKRKICQADEFFSTIGQTVGMHTITIKTDILKIIKLSYLKKCFM, encoded by the coding sequence ATGCAGAATAAGATTTTAACAATAGCAGTACCATCATATAATGCAGAAAAATATTTAACTGAGACTATGCCATCAATTTTAGCAGCTAAATACAGAAATTTAATTGATTTAGTAATAGTTAATGATGGTTCTACTGATATGACAAGGGAAGTTGCAGAGAAAATATCAAAGCAATATCCAGAAATAGTAAGAGTTATTAATAAAGAAAATGGTGGACATGGATCGGCAGTAAATACAGGAATTGAGTATGCTGTAGGAAAATATTTTAAAGTAGTAGATGCGGATGATTGGGTTGATACAGAAAATTTAGACTTATTGATAGAATATCTACAAGAAACAGATGTAGATAATGTATTATTACCATATTATAAGGTATTTGTAGACGAGAATTCTTCTATACTTAATATTGGAGAATACAATGAATTTACAAAAGTACAGAAAAGAAAGATTTGTCAGGCCGATGAATTCTTTAGTACAATTGGTCAAACTGTAGGTATGCACACGATTACTATTAAAACAGATATATTAAAAATAATAAAATTAAGTTATCTGAAAAAATGTTTTATGTAG
- a CDS encoding glycosyltransferase family 4 protein, whose protein sequence is MKKIAIIKWIIDRTDGGLKVAVDLSNELSEKYEVHLLSMISTEPIFFSVKEKVRYRNLYSRKLSMSKHFLQLVKKLRQYLMENEIDIVFGIGMSMNSLGIASTIGLKTKYVFCDHTNSIVDIDSKVKKIQRLVASKFASKIITLTSQDRLNYIKKYKMKSNMVDVIYNWIDPVDVVEKYTTNSKKIITVGRFDRQKGYDYLSEVAISVLSKHPDWEWDIFGEGDEIIKQALREELKAGGVVSRVHFKGNVKGIENIYPNHGVYVMTSRYEGLPLVLLEAKQYGLPIVSFNCPTGPSEIVLEGVNGYLIDNFDTERMSNKICELIENDELRDNFSKNTMKDTEKFDKEKIFQQWVNLIEEMTGGENAE, encoded by the coding sequence ATGAAAAAAATAGCGATAATAAAATGGATCATTGATAGAACAGATGGTGGGCTAAAAGTTGCAGTTGATTTATCGAATGAATTATCAGAAAAGTACGAAGTTCATTTGTTGTCAATGATTTCTACAGAACCAATATTTTTCTCTGTTAAGGAAAAGGTTAGATATAGAAATTTATATTCAAGGAAATTATCAATGAGTAAACACTTTTTACAACTTGTGAAAAAGTTAAGACAATATTTAATGGAGAATGAGATTGATATTGTTTTTGGTATTGGAATGAGTATGAATAGTTTAGGAATTGCAAGTACAATAGGTTTAAAAACTAAATATGTATTTTGTGATCATACTAATTCGATTGTAGATATAGACTCAAAGGTAAAAAAAATACAAAGATTAGTCGCATCAAAGTTTGCTAGTAAAATTATTACCCTCACAAGTCAAGATAGATTAAATTACATAAAAAAATATAAGATGAAATCAAATATGGTCGATGTTATTTATAACTGGATTGATCCCGTGGATGTTGTAGAAAAATATACTACAAATTCAAAGAAAATAATTACTGTAGGCCGTTTCGATAGACAAAAAGGTTATGATTATCTATCTGAAGTAGCTATAAGTGTATTATCGAAACATCCTGATTGGGAATGGGATATTTTTGGTGAGGGTGATGAAATAATTAAACAAGCATTGAGAGAAGAATTAAAAGCAGGAGGTGTTGTTTCTCGAGTACATTTTAAGGGGAATGTTAAGGGAATAGAGAATATATATCCAAATCATGGAGTATATGTAATGACTTCTCGTTATGAAGGATTACCTTTAGTGTTATTAGAGGCAAAACAGTATGGATTACCTATTGTTAGTTTTAATTGTCCAACTGGTCCATCGGAGATTGTTCTGGAAGGTGTAAATGGATATTTAATTGATAACTTTGATACTGAGCGAATGAGCAATAAAATTTGTGAGCTTATTGAAAATGACGAGTTGAGGGATAACTTTTCTAAAAATACTATGAAAGATACAGAGAAATTTGATAAAGAAAAAATTTTTCAACAATGGGTTAACCTGATTGAAGAAATGACAGGAGGAGAAAATGCAGAATAA
- the wecB gene encoding non-hydrolyzing UDP-N-acetylglucosamine 2-epimerase, translated as MKKVMLVFGTRPEAIKMCPLVNELKRNGNFDVKVCVTGQHREMLNQVLDVFKVEPDYNLDIMRDNQTLFTITTSILDKIKPVLEDEKPDVVLVHGDTTTTFATALAAFYLGIKVGHVEAGLRTYNIYSPFPEEFNRQAVSIVSNFNFAPTEKAKENLLVEKRDEDTIYVTGNTGIDALKTTINSEYKHELFDWIGDDRLIMLTAHRRENLGEPMENMFRAIKRVLQENSNVKVIYPIHKNPKVREVANRIFGEEDRVKLIEPLEVIDFHNFLNKSYLILTDSGGIQEEAPSLGKPVLVLRDTTERPEGVAAGTLKLVGTKEEDIYNNFKLLLEDNEEYKKMSQASNPYGDGRASERIAEVLLKEI; from the coding sequence ATGAAAAAAGTAATGTTGGTTTTTGGAACAAGACCAGAAGCTATAAAAATGTGTCCATTAGTAAATGAATTAAAAAGAAATGGGAATTTTGATGTAAAAGTATGTGTTACTGGGCAACATCGAGAAATGTTAAATCAAGTATTAGATGTTTTTAAAGTTGAACCAGATTATAATTTAGATATAATGAGAGATAATCAAACTCTATTCACTATTACAACATCAATTTTAGACAAAATTAAACCAGTATTAGAAGATGAGAAACCAGATGTAGTTCTAGTGCACGGAGATACAACAACGACATTTGCTACTGCATTAGCAGCATTTTATCTTGGTATAAAAGTTGGGCATGTGGAAGCGGGATTAAGAACTTACAATATTTATAGTCCATTCCCAGAGGAATTCAACCGTCAAGCAGTATCTATAGTATCTAATTTCAATTTTGCGCCTACGGAAAAAGCAAAAGAGAATCTTTTAGTAGAGAAGAGAGACGAAGATACTATCTATGTTACAGGAAACACAGGTATAGATGCATTAAAAACTACGATTAACTCAGAATATAAACATGAATTATTTGATTGGATAGGTGATGATCGTTTAATTATGTTAACAGCTCACAGACGTGAAAATCTTGGGGAACCCATGGAAAATATGTTTAGAGCTATTAAACGTGTGTTACAAGAAAATAGTAATGTAAAAGTAATCTACCCTATCCATAAAAATCCTAAAGTTAGGGAAGTTGCTAATAGAATATTCGGTGAAGAAGATAGAGTTAAACTAATTGAACCATTAGAAGTTATAGATTTCCATAATTTCCTTAATAAGAGTTATTTAATTTTAACTGATTCTGGGGGAATTCAAGAAGAAGCACCATCATTAGGAAAACCAGTACTTGTGTTAAGAGATACTACTGAAAGACCAGAAGGTGTTGCTGCGGGAACATTAAAACTTGTAGGAACAAAAGAAGAAGATATCTATAATAACTTTAAACTACTATTAGAGGATAATGAAGAGTATAAAAAAATGAGTCAGGCAAGTAATCCTTATGGGGATGGTAGAGCCAGCGAAAGAATTGCTGAAGTATTATTAAAGGAGATATAG
- a CDS encoding glycosyltransferase family 4 protein: MANILHISRTMDIGGAEKIVYQLATDLKEEFESVHVASTGGLWEEELNKNGIKHHKILDVESKSPKTLATNFNTLHKIIKENKIDIIHTHHRMAAFYARLLMYIFPKVKHIYTAHNIFDNKIKMYKYSLKGAKVIAVSIAVKEHLKKQLGLNEIEIIYNGIKINNSKETLPEIKNFTGVKIGYIGRLDYQKGVDLLIESLVQLDYSNYKLYLVGKGDMENELKTLVFLNLLSTNVEFLGYRDDISELINSFDFLVFPSRFEGFGLALAEAFLHEKTAVVTNILGFGDLIDDNNSVIVEPENIEDIARGIELLINNEEKREALGKMARVSTLDKIEYSRFLKRYSQEYTNMRK, encoded by the coding sequence ATGGCTAATATACTTCATATTTCACGTACAATGGACATAGGAGGAGCCGAAAAAATTGTATATCAATTGGCTACTGATTTAAAAGAAGAATTTGAGAGTGTTCATGTAGCTTCTACAGGAGGACTGTGGGAAGAAGAGTTAAATAAGAATGGAATTAAGCATCATAAAATATTAGATGTCGAATCGAAATCACCTAAAACACTTGCGACAAACTTTAATACACTGCACAAAATTATTAAAGAAAATAAAATTGATATTATTCATACACATCATAGAATGGCAGCATTTTATGCAAGGTTATTAATGTATATATTTCCTAAGGTAAAGCATATTTATACAGCACATAATATTTTTGATAATAAAATAAAAATGTATAAATATTCTTTAAAAGGTGCGAAAGTAATCGCTGTGAGCATAGCGGTTAAAGAACATTTAAAAAAACAATTAGGTTTAAATGAGATTGAAATAATTTATAATGGAATAAAAATAAACAACTCAAAAGAAACGTTACCTGAAATTAAAAATTTTACAGGTGTGAAAATAGGCTATATAGGGCGATTGGATTATCAAAAAGGTGTAGATTTATTAATAGAATCATTAGTACAACTAGATTATAGTAATTATAAATTATATCTAGTAGGAAAGGGAGATATGGAGAATGAATTAAAAACTTTAGTTTTTTTAAATCTTTTAAGTACTAATGTAGAATTTTTAGGATATAGAGACGATATTTCTGAATTAATAAATAGTTTTGATTTTCTAGTATTTCCTTCTAGATTCGAAGGATTTGGATTAGCTTTAGCAGAGGCGTTTCTACATGAAAAAACAGCGGTTGTGACAAATATACTAGGTTTTGGAGATTTAATAGATGATAATAATTCAGTAATAGTAGAACCAGAAAATATTGAAGATATAGCTAGGGGTATAGAATTACTGATTAATAACGAAGAGAAGAGAGAAGCCTTGGGTAAAATGGCTAGAGTTAGTACACTAGATAAGATAGAGTATAGCAGATTTTTGAAGAGATATTCACAGGAATATACAAACATGAGAAAATAA
- a CDS encoding WecB/TagA/CpsF family glycosyltransferase, with protein sequence MSKVNIMGIDIDSLTNQETIDRVEEFIINKKPLHLMGVNADKLNLCKTDKKLEEIVKKSEIINADGASVILASKYLGKPLPERVAGIDLMQDLLKLSCEKGYSAYFFGAKQEVVDKMLENFKEIYPNLNIVGARNGYFSDEELKNIEADIAEKNPDIVYIGITSPKKEYIVQEFLDNGLNSVFMGVGGSFDVLSGTIPRAPKWMQKANLEWLFRVANEPRRLFKRYFVGNVTFIKEIVKEKRSQNG encoded by the coding sequence ATGAGTAAAGTAAATATTATGGGGATTGATATTGATTCTTTAACGAATCAAGAAACAATAGATAGAGTAGAAGAATTTATTATCAATAAAAAACCATTACACTTAATGGGTGTTAATGCTGATAAATTAAATCTATGTAAAACAGATAAAAAGTTAGAGGAAATTGTAAAGAAATCAGAGATAATAAATGCAGATGGTGCATCTGTTATTTTAGCTTCTAAATATTTAGGTAAACCTCTACCTGAAAGAGTAGCCGGAATAGATTTAATGCAGGATCTTCTGAAATTATCATGTGAAAAAGGATATAGTGCATATTTCTTTGGGGCAAAACAAGAAGTTGTTGACAAAATGTTAGAAAATTTCAAAGAAATATATCCTAATTTAAATATAGTTGGCGCAAGAAATGGATATTTCTCAGATGAAGAGCTAAAAAATATTGAGGCGGATATTGCTGAGAAGAATCCAGATATAGTATATATTGGTATAACATCACCTAAGAAAGAATACATTGTCCAAGAGTTCTTAGATAATGGCTTAAATAGCGTATTTATGGGTGTTGGTGGAAGTTTTGATGTTCTTTCAGGTACTATTCCAAGAGCTCCAAAGTGGATGCAAAAAGCTAATTTAGAATGGTTATTCAGAGTAGCGAATGAACCAAGAAGATTATTTAAAAGATATTTTGTTGGGAATGTAACATTTATAAAAGAGATAGTAAAAGAAAAGAGAAGTCAAAATGGCTAA
- a CDS encoding LicD family protein produces MEEKRIMDIKNKVRLVQEKEIELLKIFSEICEQHNLTYYALGGTLLGAIRHGGFIPWDDDMDLGMPREDYDKFIEISGSVLPKHVLLKQHTDNLGNTSIRDTSTVITFGTTDCNPFLDIFPLDGFPEKGLSKWTHEKHILFYRMLSKLSVVQEISDRDRGTFENALVKVAKITKIDKILNTEKINKKLHKVIRKYDFYSSPRGGNVLGTYRDREIVPIEVFGKPKKMEFEGMQLSVHSEPEKYLENIYGDFMRLPKEEDRVGHFEAAYGK; encoded by the coding sequence ATGGAAGAGAAAAGAATCATGGATATAAAAAATAAAGTTAGATTAGTACAAGAGAAAGAAATTGAATTATTAAAAATATTTTCTGAGATATGCGAACAACACAATTTAACATACTATGCTCTAGGAGGTACATTATTAGGTGCAATTAGACATGGTGGTTTTATTCCTTGGGATGATGATATGGATTTAGGAATGCCCAGAGAAGACTATGATAAATTTATAGAAATATCAGGAAGTGTATTACCAAAACATGTTTTACTAAAACAACATACAGATAATTTAGGAAATACTTCGATTCGTGATACATCAACAGTTATAACTTTTGGTACCACTGATTGTAATCCATTTTTAGATATTTTTCCACTAGACGGATTTCCAGAAAAAGGGCTATCTAAGTGGACGCATGAAAAACACATCTTATTTTATCGAATGTTATCAAAACTATCTGTTGTTCAAGAAATTTCTGATAGAGATAGGGGAACATTCGAGAATGCATTGGTAAAAGTTGCCAAAATAACAAAAATTGATAAAATTTTAAATACAGAAAAGATTAATAAAAAATTACATAAAGTTATAAGAAAATATGATTTTTATAGCAGTCCTAGAGGCGGAAACGTACTTGGAACATATCGTGATAGAGAAATTGTTCCAATAGAGGTATTTGGAAAACCTAAAAAAATGGAATTTGAAGGTATGCAATTAAGTGTCCATAGTGAGCCTGAAAAGTATTTAGAAAATATTTATGGAGATTTTATGAGGTTACCAAAAGAAGAAGATAGAGTAGGTCACTTCGAAGCAGCTTATGGGAAATAG
- a CDS encoding sugar transferase, giving the protein MEIFKIFEVLGIPTKINITPIIKEVGANTAVTFQGDNIYLTSAIKIATLRQVILKRVMDIAISIVGILLTIIVGIIILPIVKMQAPGPLIFTQTRIGQNGKKFKIYKFRSMYMDAEERKAKLLSQNELETTLMFKMENDPRVFPFGQKLRDWSLDELPQFINVLKGDMSVVGTRPPTVDEYTQYDLHHFKRMQVKPGITGMWQVSGRSNILDFEEVVKLDMKYIENWSLRLDIKIILKTIMVVLKREGSK; this is encoded by the coding sequence GTGGAGATCTTTAAGATTTTTGAAGTATTAGGAATCCCGACAAAAATCAATATTACACCAATTATAAAAGAAGTTGGAGCGAACACTGCAGTAACGTTCCAAGGTGATAATATCTACCTAACATCAGCGATAAAAATCGCAACATTGCGTCAGGTAATTCTGAAAAGAGTTATGGATATAGCAATCTCAATAGTAGGAATATTATTAACGATTATTGTAGGTATAATTATACTACCAATAGTCAAGATGCAAGCACCGGGGCCACTTATATTCACACAAACAAGAATAGGCCAAAATGGTAAGAAGTTCAAAATATACAAATTTAGAAGTATGTATATGGATGCTGAAGAAAGAAAGGCAAAACTTCTAAGCCAAAATGAGCTAGAGACGACATTAATGTTTAAAATGGAAAATGATCCTAGGGTCTTCCCATTCGGTCAAAAACTTAGAGATTGGTCACTAGATGAACTTCCACAATTTATCAATGTTCTTAAAGGAGATATGAGTGTAGTAGGGACACGTCCTCCAACAGTTGATGAATATACTCAGTATGACCTTCATCATTTCAAGCGTATGCAGGTAAAACCTGGTATTACTGGAATGTGGCAGGTTAGTGGAAGAAGTAACATACTTGATTTTGAAGAAGTAGTTAAACTAGATATGAAATATATCGAAAATTGGTCGCTAAGACTGGACATAAAAATTATACTTAAAACTATAATGGTTGTCCTAAAAAGAGAAGGAAGTAAATAA
- a CDS encoding polysaccharide biosynthesis tyrosine autokinase, whose protein sequence is MAQINLLTNQKIVDPKNEEYYNALRTNIQFLGKDKKVIAITSTSENEGKSTVSTNLAISLAKLGLKTILVDADTRKSVMAGRFKFKHKISGLTNYLSGVSPIEDVIYETDVEHLNVIPAGQVPPNPTGLLQNKNFNIMIEVFREYYDYVIIDTPPIGQVIDAAIIAPKTDGVVLLVEANRVKKKSIEKAKEQLEKGGAEFLGVILNKVNSNELGYGGYYGHYGSYGIKGNKDKK, encoded by the coding sequence ATGGCACAAATTAATTTACTAACAAACCAAAAAATAGTAGATCCTAAAAATGAAGAGTATTACAATGCCTTACGTACTAATATCCAATTTTTAGGAAAAGATAAAAAAGTAATTGCGATTACATCAACTTCAGAAAACGAAGGGAAAAGTACAGTATCGACTAACCTAGCTATTTCATTAGCGAAACTAGGGCTCAAAACTATTCTAGTCGATGCCGATACACGTAAATCTGTTATGGCAGGTCGTTTTAAGTTCAAACATAAAATTAGTGGATTAACTAACTACCTATCTGGCGTTTCTCCAATCGAGGATGTTATTTACGAAACTGACGTGGAACATCTTAATGTTATTCCAGCAGGGCAAGTACCACCAAACCCAACAGGATTATTACAAAACAAAAACTTCAACATTATGATCGAAGTATTTAGAGAGTATTATGATTATGTAATTATCGATACGCCACCGATTGGGCAGGTAATAGACGCGGCTATCATAGCTCCTAAGACTGATGGGGTAGTGCTACTAGTAGAAGCAAATCGTGTTAAGAAGAAAAGCATAGAAAAAGCCAAGGAACAACTTGAAAAAGGTGGAGCAGAATTCCTAGGTGTAATTTTAAACAAAGTTAACTCGAACGAACTTGGTTATGGTGGTTACTACGGTCACTACGGAAGCTATGGAATAAAAGGAAATAAAGATAAAAAATAA
- a CDS encoding YveK family protein: protein MDNQEKDLIQLDIMLLLRRIWEKKVLIVLVTLLFTAASLAYSIFLVTPQYSSTTKVYVVNQKKDDKAITTQDVQLGSLLVKDYKEIILSNKVMEDAAEKSGTEITARQLAGKVSVDAPKDTRIISITVRDKDPQVASDLANTVKEVSADQIKDVTKIEDVTTLEEAKAATSPSSPNIPKNGALATALGFILAVAGVILFELLDDRVKRAEDIEETMGLVLLGVVPDTKTGKR, encoded by the coding sequence ATGGATAATCAAGAAAAAGATTTAATACAGTTAGATATTATGCTACTGTTAAGAAGAATTTGGGAGAAGAAAGTATTAATAGTATTAGTAACATTACTATTTACTGCAGCATCGCTTGCTTATAGTATTTTCTTAGTAACACCACAATACTCATCTACTACGAAGGTATACGTAGTTAACCAAAAGAAAGATGATAAAGCAATCACAACACAAGACGTTCAATTAGGTTCACTATTAGTAAAAGACTATAAAGAGATAATTCTTTCTAACAAAGTTATGGAAGACGCTGCAGAAAAAAGTGGAACAGAAATCACAGCTAGGCAATTAGCAGGGAAAGTCAGTGTAGATGCACCAAAAGATACACGTATTATCTCAATCACTGTTCGGGATAAAGATCCACAAGTTGCGAGTGACTTAGCGAATACTGTAAAAGAAGTATCAGCAGATCAAATTAAAGACGTAACAAAAATCGAAGATGTAACAACATTAGAAGAAGCAAAAGCAGCTACGTCTCCAAGTTCTCCAAACATTCCTAAAAATGGAGCACTGGCAACAGCATTAGGATTCATCTTAGCTGTAGCGGGAGTAATACTATTTGAGTTACTTGATGATAGAGTTAAGAGAGCGGAAGATATTGAAGAGACAATGGGGCTTGTACTTTTAGGTGTAGTTCCAGATACAAAAACAGGAAAGAGATAG
- a CDS encoding CpsB/CapC family capsule biosynthesis tyrosine phosphatase, whose product MKDGIRMIDIHSHVVFGVDDGAKTEKDTRDLLEESYRQGVRTIIATPHRRRGMFETDIEIIRENFKRVEEIAAEVAEDLRVYLGSEVYYKEGEIEKIESGAYPRLAETDYVLVEFPYEMRYKEIHRALNKVILLGLTPVVAHVERYNDVDEKGVQELINMGAYIQVNAASVLKPKLIGDKHKHYKKRAKKYLDEELVHFIASDMHNMDSRRTYMKEAYDIIEKKYGPTIAYELFEKNQEKLLMNKII is encoded by the coding sequence ATGAAAGACGGAATTAGAATGATAGACATACATTCCCATGTAGTCTTCGGAGTAGATGACGGTGCAAAAACTGAAAAAGATACTCGTGATTTACTAGAAGAAAGTTATAGACAAGGTGTTAGAACGATTATCGCAACACCTCACAGAAGACGCGGGATGTTCGAAACAGATATAGAAATAATTAGAGAAAACTTCAAACGAGTAGAAGAAATCGCTGCTGAAGTAGCTGAAGATCTAAGGGTGTACTTAGGTAGCGAAGTCTACTACAAAGAAGGGGAAATCGAAAAAATCGAAAGTGGAGCATATCCAAGATTAGCGGAGACTGACTACGTACTTGTAGAGTTTCCTTATGAAATGCGTTATAAAGAAATTCACAGAGCTTTAAACAAGGTTATACTACTTGGACTAACTCCAGTAGTAGCGCATGTTGAAAGATATAATGATGTAGATGAAAAAGGTGTTCAAGAGTTAATTAACATGGGTGCTTACATCCAGGTTAATGCAGCTAGTGTTCTAAAACCGAAGCTTATCGGTGATAAACACAAACACTACAAAAAACGTGCTAAAAAATACTTAGATGAAGAGTTAGTTCACTTCATCGCGAGTGACATGCACAATATGGATTCTCGTAGAACATATATGAAAGAAGCATACGACATTATCGAGAAGAAATATGGGCCGACAATCGCCTACGAACTATTCGAAAAAAATCAAGAAAAACTATTAATGAATAAAATAATATAA
- a CDS encoding LCP family protein, with protein sequence MSRYSNGRNSRAESGIGAFEIVNGILTVLLILLGGLVSWTMLKYDFLNFRGINYGIIGVIILAIILAIFLVIKKKARIFNAIMLIVMNIALVFSYMQFRTAIGLFDNLNSNAAVSEYTMSVVVMKNDAAEKLADLKGEAVAAPVSADGENINKLMKEIRDKEKQSLNLTESKNYISAYEELAAGTSRAMILNSSFEDLIISQHADFRDKTKKIYEYKITKSVNAKAKQNAGDTFNIYISGIDTYGPVSSVSRSDVNIIMTVNKKTGKILLTTTPRDSYVKIADGGNNQYDKLTHAGLYGVDSSIHTLENLYGIKIDYYARLNFTSFLKLIDVVGGVDVYNDQAFVSYGGKKAFQPGLLHMNSEDALMFVRERYGLTGGDNDRGKNQEKVITAIIKKITSKQGLSNYQSVIKELSESIQTNMPIETAMGLANEQLSAGKDYNVTSQALTGTGSMGLPSYAMPGATLYMTQINEQSLTEVTENIKEVLEGK encoded by the coding sequence ATGAGTAGATATTCAAATGGCCGTAACTCTAGGGCCGAATCTGGTATAGGAGCTTTTGAAATTGTCAATGGAATATTGACCGTTTTATTAATTTTACTCGGAGGTCTAGTTAGCTGGACGATGTTGAAGTATGACTTTCTAAATTTTAGAGGTATCAACTACGGAATAATCGGAGTAATAATCTTAGCGATAATACTTGCGATATTCCTTGTAATTAAGAAAAAAGCGAGAATATTCAATGCGATAATGTTGATCGTTATGAATATTGCCTTAGTATTTTCTTACATGCAGTTTAGAACAGCAATCGGCTTATTCGATAACTTAAACAGTAATGCAGCAGTTAGTGAGTATACTATGAGCGTCGTTGTTATGAAAAACGATGCAGCTGAAAAACTTGCAGACTTAAAAGGAGAGGCAGTTGCTGCTCCAGTATCTGCAGATGGTGAAAACATTAATAAGCTGATGAAAGAGATTCGTGATAAAGAAAAACAAAGTCTAAATCTTACAGAATCTAAAAACTACATCTCAGCTTATGAGGAATTAGCCGCAGGAACTAGCAGAGCGATGATTCTTAACAGTTCATTCGAAGACTTAATCATAAGTCAACATGCAGATTTCAGAGATAAAACGAAAAAAATCTATGAATATAAAATAACAAAATCGGTAAATGCGAAAGCAAAACAAAATGCTGGTGATACATTCAATATCTACATAAGTGGTATCGATACATATGGACCGGTATCTAGTGTCAGTCGTTCAGACGTTAATATTATTATGACAGTTAATAAAAAAACTGGAAAAATCTTACTAACGACAACACCACGTGACTCTTATGTAAAAATCGCCGATGGTGGAAATAACCAATATGACAAACTTACACATGCAGGTCTGTACGGAGTAGATTCTTCAATACATACACTAGAAAATCTATACGGCATTAAGATAGATTACTACGCTAGACTTAACTTCACATCATTCCTAAAACTAATTGATGTAGTTGGAGGGGTAGATGTGTATAATGATCAGGCGTTTGTATCATATGGTGGGAAAAAAGCTTTCCAACCAGGTTTATTACATATGAATTCTGAAGATGCTTTAATGTTTGTTCGTGAGAGATATGGTCTTACAGGTGGAGATAATGACCGTGGTAAAAACCAAGAAAAAGTTATTACTGCGATAATTAAGAAAATCACTTCAAAACAAGGATTATCAAATTACCAAAGTGTTATTAAAGAACTAAGTGAATCAATTCAAACAAATATGCCGATAGAGACAGCTATGGGACTTGCGAATGAACAGCTTAGCGCAGGAAAAGATTATAATGTAACATCACAAGCATTAACTGGAACAGGAAGTATGGGGCTACCTTCATACGCAATGCCTGGTGCGACACTATATATGACACAAATAAATGAACAAAGTTTAACAGAAGTTACAGAAAATATTAAAGAAGTATTGGAAGGTAAGTAG